GTTATTCCGCTTTCATTGAATACCAAGCGCGCCCAATTATTTAGGTTTCCTAAGAAGAATCTGATGGATTCACCTTCTAGTACCGATACACCCTTTAAGCACCCATAGTAAGTCCCAAAAACACGGTTTATGTCCAAAAATGTCTTTAGCAGTGTCCTAGTTACTCTTGGCTTCAGGGATTTGTATGCTTgaggaaattttttcaatacatAGTCCAACAAAGATGCGGCAAAATCACGTAGTGCATTCGTTCTTTCTAAAAATTCATGAATTTCTTGCGGCGAATCATCTTTTGGTGATCCACCAAGTTTTTTTGCTAATAGCAAGGTTAAAATGGAAGGCATTAACGAATGAATATAAGGGTCCAGGAAAATAGAAGTATTGCTTAGTAAAGAGTAAAtcatttccaaaattgTTGTTAGCAATTGTAAATCGGAAAGATTTTGTGTGATTTGTTCGGCAATaaattgaataaaataTGGAACCAGTTGGTGCAGGCCACTATCAGTTCGTAGTGAAGTCAAAGCTGCTTGTTTCATATGCTGTGCAGCTTCATCAGCTTGACTCTTCGCTGTCAAGGTTGAAATGACCTTATTGAAATAAATCTGTAATTCTTTGGATAAAACGTGTTTCACTAAAGGTTTGACTTCAGTATTCTGTCCTGGTTTAACATTAGACAGGTGTTGAGAGGCGCCTGTATCCGTCACAGAAGCACTTGCTGTCGTCGACGTTACAGGTGTTTGGAGGCTGTTATCATTCAAAGCAGTGACAATAGCACCTCTAATAAATGGTGGTTGGGATACCCTTatatcattcaaatttgGATTTTGGATTATGGCAGGTTGAACCCCTTCAACTGCTAGCCAATGTGTAGTAAAAGTTGGTAGACGAGGCACTTGCGGTAATGGCTCATTTATTAATCTATCAAAATCtacttcttcctcatccAGGTAGTAAACCGACTGTCCTCCACTTGTGTTAACCTTACTAAATGATACAGCTTTATTAACTTCAGAGCCATCATAATATCCATATAAAGGTTCCACATTCAGAACACGCAGGGCCTTCGATACATCGTCTGTAGTTAAAACATCTCTTTTAGAGTGTCTTTTAAACTTGACTGCCTGTTCAATAATCTCTAGAATACGGTATTCAACGTCCATAGCAAGTGCTTTCAACACGTCATCGTTGATATTTTCCAACCCAAGCGACTCAGCGACATCTTTAACAGTATCTTGTGGAGACCAAATTGTGTAAGATTGCTGCTGTGTAGACATTTTAACAGGCTATCAACTACACTGAGGCGTCCTTTGCTTCCTTTTTAAAGCCAATCTATTGTTTTCGCTCATGAACTACTTTTGCTGCTACTTGAATCGGTGTTTGTTATTGATGGTTTCCGggtatttttttggtaataaaataaagctgaaaaattttgtaaagcGATGCCCAATCTCGAAGCCTCACTTCAATGAACATAATACAGAGAAAATTTAACCATAAATAGGCCCAGCTTCGATCGTAAAATGAGGTTACTAGTCAGCTGTGTGGATAGTGGATCCATAAAGGAAGTTTTGTGTAACATCGGGACTGACACTTCCGTACAATCAGCACTGCAGCCTTTTCATGTGGCACCTCATCTAGCCGAAGGATTGAAAGCTTACGTTGACAGGATGTGGGTGATATCCGAAGATGAAGCCATCTTAGCAAGGAATTCAGGGGTCGTCGAACTTGTAAAGATTTCGAAACAccttaaagaaaatgaagctCTCCAGGTCGATCCCAAAGgagaaagcaaaaatgaaaagagcCTTTCCGATGATCTACCCAAATTTGACATATCCGAGTTTGAGATAACCAGCTCAGTTTCAGACCTTTTTGATGATGCCAAATTGGAATCACTTTCAAGTAAATCTGTTAAAAGAACCAAGTTGGTGGATGGTTTTGTCACATTATGTCCCATAAAAAAGGATTCGTCGAATAACACATTCGTAGCTGCTACCAAATCGGGATTATTAcatattataaaaaaaggagaagaTAAAAAGTTAATAAAACTAGCATCCCTTGGACTGAAAGCACCAGTAGAATTTCTTCAGTTATATGATCTAGAAGATACCGATACtgataaatatatatttgcaTACGGAGGGGAGGAgaatttaataaaattagTGGAAATAGATTCGAGTTTCCAATCTTTAAAGCAAATTTGGGAAGCCAAGAATGTTAAAAACGACAGGTTGGATATGAGAGTCCCAGTATGGCCCATGGCCCTAAGATTTTTGGAGCCCTCCCCTGGTAAAACTGAAAAGGGTAAGCTGAACTACCAGTTTGCAGCCATAACCCGTTGGTCCCACCTCACCAAATACAGCACACAACATGGCAGAAAACCGTTCGCTCAGATAGATTTATTACCTAACCGTGAACCATTATCTCAGATGGAAGTTTTTGATGCCAAGGGAGAAAATGTTGTCTCTTCGTTGGGGAATTTTCAATCTGAAACCTTTAATGAACTGAATGTGATTACTACTGACTACAAAAAGAATGTTTTTAAATTCGATGGTAATGGAAGAATGTTGGGCAAGGTGGGTAGAGATGATATCACTGGTTCGTCAACCTATATTCATGTACATGACGGCAAATATCTTTTACAAGGTGGTTTAGATAGGTATGTTCGGATCTTCGATATAAAAACTAACAAAATGCTGGTGAAGGTTTATGTTGGGTCCCGTATaaattttattgttatGCTGGATGACGTTGAAATCGAGATGCCACTAAGTCCAAGTGCGAAAGCTGCCAAAGGGAagcaaaaaaggaaggtTACAGAACTTGAAGAAGACGCAGATGAGCTTTGGAATAAATTGGAGGGAAAGGTAGCTGCTTCTAAAGCCAGtaagaaaagcaaaatttAATAGTAAAGGACGCTAATTGAAGGCAAAGTTTTACTAGTCGGCgggaaaaattattaaaaaaagcacTTCCTGAACGCGACGCTGAATAACTTATAATACGTTACATAATTGTATACCGTCTAGTAAACTTACATACGCTTGTCTATCTTGTATGCTGATGCATTTTATCAAATAGCGTTATTTCCCGCACGAGCCAATTTTTTATCGTGCCCCTTCTTACGGTTATGGTTAGCTCTAGCccctttccttttttcattcttagCATGCTgtcttttcttctgttcAGTAGATTGAGGTTCATGTTTCTTAATATTTtcagattttttttgtttggcTTGTTCTTTGACGACATTTCCATCATTTTGGCTATCACGATTATGAACATAAGACGTTTTCCCTGTTTTGCTATTTCCTTTGAACATAAACTTCTTTTCTAAAAGTCTTGCTCGGGTAGGAGATCTTTCTAACATCCGACACCAACCttcgattttttcatccGACCATGAAGTCATTTCTTTCATAGTTTTCCTGACTTTTGTACCTCTTTTTGATCTCTCAAATAATTTCGGATCCTCTTTCAATAGATTCCACAAGTAAGCTTCAACAATATGATAGTTATGATCTTGTCGCACTTCATTAGAATCATCTTTTGTATCATAGctttcttcgtcttcttgAAGTCCAATTCTTTTCGAAGGATCGGACCGGTTCACATCGGCTTCATCATAAGTGTCATCcctttcatcttcatcagcCTCGTATAAAAGTTTCAATGCTCTTGTCAAAGTTTTATTTCTTAATTCATCCGGAACACCCTCCGAGATAATCTTTTTGTCTAgctctttattttttgagCTATCTCCTCTATCCAATATACTCAGTTCTTCAGTAAAGGATGCATTATCACCATCTGACACCGGCTCTACTTCTTCCTCCGCAGGTTCTCTGGAGAATGCTTCGATAATGGTAGGATCctcaaatattttattcGTTACTAATTCAATGTTATTATCATAGGCAAGCAACGTTTGAGATAATTGATATTTAGAAAACTGGGGGAACAATTCCATCAACGCGGACAgttgttcttcatt
This sequence is a window from Saccharomyces cerevisiae S288C chromosome VII, complete sequence. Protein-coding genes within it:
- the TAF6 gene encoding TATA-binding protein-associated factor TAF6 (Subunit (60 kDa) of TFIID and SAGA complexes; involved in transcription initiation of RNA polymerase II and in chromatin modification, similar to histone H4; relocalizes to the cytosol in response to hypoxia), which codes for MSTQQQSYTIWSPQDTVKDVAESLGLENINDDVLKALAMDVEYRILEIIEQAVKFKRHSKRDVLTTDDVSKALRVLNVEPLYGYYDGSEVNKAVSFSKVNTSGGQSVYYLDEEEVDFDRLINEPLPQVPRLPTFTTHWLAVEGVQPAIIQNPNLNDIRVSQPPFIRGAIVTALNDNSLQTPVTSTTASASVTDTGASQHLSNVKPGQNTEVKPLVKHVLSKELQIYFNKVISTLTAKSQADEAAQHMKQAALTSLRTDSGLHQLVPYFIQFIAEQITQNLSDLQLLTTILEMIYSLLSNTSIFLDPYIHSLMPSILTLLLAKKLGGSPKDDSPQEIHEFLERTNALRDFAASLLDYVLKKFPQAYKSLKPRVTRTLLKTFLDINRVFGTYYGCLKGVSVLEGESIRFFLGNLNNWARLVFNESGITLDNIEEHLNDDSNPTRTKFTKEETQILVDTVISALLVLKKDLPDLYEGKGEKVTDEDKEKLLERCGVTIGFHILKRDDAKELISAIFFGE
- the NSA1 gene encoding ribosome biosynthesis protein NSA1 (Constituent of 66S pre-ribosomal particles; involved in 60S ribosomal subunit biogenesis) — encoded protein: MRLLVSCVDSGSIKEVLCNIGTDTSVQSALQPFHVAPHLAEGLKAYVDRMWVISEDEAILARNSGVVELVKISKHLKENEALQVDPKGESKNEKSLSDDLPKFDISEFEITSSVSDLFDDAKLESLSSKSVKRTKLVDGFVTLCPIKKDSSNNTFVAATKSGLLHIIKKGEDKKLIKLASLGLKAPVEFLQLYDLEDTDTDKYIFAYGGEENLIKLVEIDSSFQSLKQIWEAKNVKNDRLDMRVPVWPMALRFLEPSPGKTEKGKLNYQFAAITRWSHLTKYSTQHGRKPFAQIDLLPNREPLSQMEVFDAKGENVVSSLGNFQSETFNELNVITTDYKKNVFKFDGNGRMLGKVGRDDITGSSTYIHVHDGKYLLQGGLDRYVRIFDIKTNKMLVKVYVGSRINFIVMLDDVEIEMPLSPSAKAAKGKQKRKVTELEEDADELWNKLEGKVAASKASKKSKI